Proteins from one Syngnathus scovelli strain Florida chromosome 9, RoL_Ssco_1.2, whole genome shotgun sequence genomic window:
- the LOC125974938 gene encoding SH3 domain-binding protein 5 → MDPHRCEDEADYEDEDVDPRVQGELERLNQSSDDINRCETALEEARQKFRSMLVEATVKLDELLIKIGKTVDESKPYWEARRLTRQSQLEAQKATQDFQRASEILRAAKETILLAEQRLQEEDRRHFDSAWQEMLNHATERVLEAEQEKIRSEVAHKETAAKHAAAIARMKQLEKKLKRTINKSKPYFEMKAKFYLQLENLKKTVDERQAKLSHAKAEYKTALCNLEAISEEIHERRRSSVIGPRGCGVGAEGDGDQSSGVKTDSDGISMMSVCFDNEPCNGGSVASEEHSETRSTCSLGSSPDNPEELQSPSSSTSSSSCASSSSTCPSPTPSCSSSFSPPSRPCSLELPCSVSLSDFGLISPVLGPRSECSGASSPECDLERGERAEGAEVTLDNGPAIINNRNNNNQNNNSSVTAATKRSFNLEARFSFLNLRRQRSDVKNADNFSQKAVVVKGL, encoded by the exons GGCGAGCTGGAGAGACTCAACCAGTCGTCGGACGACATCAACCGATGCGAGACGGCGCTGGAG gaGGCCCGGCAGAAGTTTCGCTCAATGCTAGTGGAGGCCACCGTCAAGTTGGACGAGCTCCTCATCAAGATCGGAAAGACGGTTGACGAATCCAAGCCGTACTGGGAGGCCCGGCGTCTGACCCGACAG TCCCAGCTGGAGGCCCAGAAGGCcacgcaggacttccagagagcCTCCGAGATCCTTCGCGCGGCCAAAGAaaccatcttgctggccgaacaGCGCCTCCAAGAGGAGGACCGACGCCACTTTGACTCGGCCTGGCAGGAGATGCTCAACCACGCCACGGAGCGG GTGTTGGAGGCGGAGCAAGAGAAGATCCGAAGCGAGGTGGCGCACAAGGAGACAGCGGCCAAGCACGCGGCGGCCATCGCTCGCATGAAGCAGCTGGAGAAGAAACTCAAACGCACCATCAACAAGTCAAA GCCCTACTTTGAGATGAAAGCCAAGTTCTACCTGCAGCTGGAG AACCTAAAGAAGACGGTGGACGAGCGTCAGGCCAAGCTCTCGCACGCCAAAGCTGAATACAAGACAGCCCTCTGTAACCTGGAGGCCATCTCGGAAGAGATCCACGAACGGCGGCGCAGCTCCGTCATAGGCCCGCGGGGATGCGGTGTCGGCGCAGAGGGCGACGGAGACCAGTCGTCCGGCGTCAAAACGGATTCTGATGGCATTTCCA TGATGTCGGTGTGTTTTGACAACGAGCCGTGCAACGGCGGTAGCGTGGCGTCCGAGGAACACTCCGAGACGCGTTCCACGTGCAGTCTGGGTTCTTCGCCCGACAACCCCGAGGAGCTGCAGTCGCCgtcttcctccacctcctcttcctcctgcgcctcctcttcctccacctgTCCGTCACCGACTCCATCCTGCTCCTCGTCCTTCTCGCCTCCCTCCAGGCCGTGCAGCCTGGAGCTGCCCTGCTCCGTCTCCCTGTCGGACTTTGGCCTCATCTCGCCCGTGCTCGGCCCTCGCAGCGAGTGCAGTGGGGCGTCGTCGCCCGAGTGTGACCTGGAGAGAG GTGAGCGTGCGGAAGGCGCCGAGGTGACGTTGGACAACGGGCCGGCTATCATCAACAAcaggaacaacaacaaccagAACAACAACAGTAGCGTAACAGCCGCCACCAAGAGGAGCTTCAACCTAGAGGCTCGTTTCAGTTTCCTCAACCTGCGGCGGCAACGCAGCGACGTCAAAAATGCGGACAACTTTTCCCAGAAGGCTGTGGTGGTCAAAGGACTGTGA